GCCACGCCCCACACCTTGATGATACCTAATAGATTATCCCAATCAGGTTGACCATTATTCATCGCTAATATATCAAAGGCACGCGCTGTTTCTGTCAGGCTATTACCGAGTGCCATGCCCATTTTTTTAACCCCATAATCTAAGGCTAAGATAAGATGCGGCTTAATAGCTGGTTCAGCAACGCCAGTATCAGTATCAGTATCATTGCTATCTTTTATAAGAGTGCTGTCTACCATAATAAAGGGAATTTCCTATTTTCATTTCTGTATTCGCTAAGCATATGATGTTAAGCATGACCGATGTCGCTGCTTAAATAATCAAAATTAACCCCAATCTTATCAGCGGCAATTTGCCAACGTTCTTCAAATGGTGTATCAAATAATAAGTTTAAATCAGCAGGGCATACCAGCCAGTCGCCGTTAGCAAGCTCCTGATCGAGCTGTTTTTTACCCCAACTGGCATGACCCAAGCACAGCTGATAATGCCCAACGCCTTGACCTGCTGCAATACGTTTGAGGATATCTTGGCTAGTGGTAATGCAGACGTTTTCTGAGATGGCAAATGAGGATGCCCATTCTGGCTGTCCTGTATGCAGCACAAAGCCCACCTCAGGATACATAGGACCACCTTCTAATGCCAGATCTTCCATTACCTGTGCATCAGTAACCTCAATATCCAAGTCTTCTAGCAACTTACCCACCCTAGATTGCTCTAAAGGGCGGTTGATCATTAGACCGAGTGCGCCGTGTTTATCATGACGACAGATATAAATCAGTGCCTGCTCAAACCGTGGGTCTGACAGCTCAGGCGCCGCGATTAAGAAATGATGGGTCAAATTGGCTTTGGACATAGAGACAAACGCAACCTACTAATAAAGGTGAGAGACCACTATATGGCGATAATGAGTAAAAAATCAACTAAAGCAAGAATTTAGCAGTCAAAAGGTATTTATGATGGTCAATCAATGATCATTTAACATCGCTCAATAAACTGCGAGCATGGTCACGGGTGACGTCGGTTATGATCACACCACCAGACATACGTGCCAGCTCATCAACTTGATCGCTCTCAGTTAAGATGACAAGCTCACTTTCAGTTTGCTCGTCATGGTGTTTTTGTACCAAAATATGCTGATGTGCTTGCGCTGCTACTTGTGCTTGGTGGGTAATAGCGAGTAATTGCTGAGTTTGCCCAAGTGCACGCAATAGCTCACCGACAACTTGTGCCGTACCACCACTGATACCGACATCAACCTCGTCAAAGACCAGCATAGGTTTTGCCGCATTATTATCAGCATTGGTCGCTTGCAAGACCTGCATCACCAGCGCCATACGTGACAGCTCGCCGCCTGAAGCGATTTTATGCAGCGGTTGCATCGGCATACCGACGTTGGCGCTAAATAATAAGTCGATATCATAACAGCCTTGCCCATTATATTGGCTGACATCGGTCTTTTTGGTAAATACGAACTCGCAGCGTGCATTGGGCAGGGCAAGCGGCTGTAATTGCTTAATCAGCTGTTTGCTGACAATCGGTGCGGCTTTAGAGCGTTCTTTATTTAGCTCAGTTGCTAGTGCTATATATTCTTGCCATGCTTGCTCGATTTGCACCGCCATTGCATCACTGCTTGGCTCGTTTTCTAACTGTTCTAATTGCGCTTCCCACCCTTTGGCTTCATTAATTAAGTCGTTGGCTGGCAGGTTGTGCTTACGTGACAGGCGATGACCTAAGCTGATTAAACTGTCTAATGACTGCAAGCGCTCAGGGTCAGGCAGTTGCTGCTCAGCATAATCTGACAACAAGCTGGTCACTTCAGTAATTTGCTGCTGCGCCAAATGCAGCTGTTCTGAAGCTTGCTCAAAGGTTTGGCTAACGCTCATCTGATTATCGCATAGCTTAATCGCTTGCCCGAGCAAGGTCATGACATCTGGTTCATCGGTATCATTATCGAGCAGATGCAAGCCATGACTGGCCTCGATCATCAGCGCTTCAATATTGGATAGTTCTTCATGCTCCGCTTCTACTTCTGCATAGTCAACGACCAATAACGGTGCGATATCTGCCAGCTGGCTTTGTAGAAGTTGAATACGGTCTTGGCGCTGCGCTTCACGGCTAGCAAGATCGTCAGCACGGCGTTTGAGCTGCTGATACTGCTGATAGCTACTGGTAGTTTTCGTAGTAAGAGAAGTTATCTGTGCCATTTCATCTAACCATTGCACCACAAACTGCGGTTTGAGCAACGCTTGCTGCGCGTGCTGACTATGAATATTGACCAGCAATGACCCTAAGCTTTTGAGTTCAGCCAAACTGACAGGTGTTCCATTTAACCAAGCTTTTGAGCGTCCTGTATTATTGAGTTGCCGACGAATCAATACTTCTGGCTCTTCTAGCGCGCGCTCATTTTTGGCAAACCATTCAGCAATGACGGGGTTGTTTTCTACATCAAATTGCGCGTATATATCCGCGTGCGCCGCGCCATGTCTGACCATCGCCATGTCTGCGCGCTCGCCGACACATAAAGACAGCGCATCGAGTAATAGCGATTTGCCAGCACCCGTCTCACCAGTGATGACATTGAAGCCTTCAGCCACACTCAGCTCATGCTGGGCGATTAATGCAAACTGATGTAAAGTTAATGATACTAGCATCAACGCCTCTCATGACGGACAACAAACCTCTAATACGATGTAATGTCGTAGGAGAAAGTCATCTCTACAATAGGTTAAATAAAGGAATAAATCGGTTCAGTTAATACAGCTATAGTCGGTGAAAAGTAATATCCATACAACAGGTACTACTGGCACAAATTTTTCTTGCTTGCTGTGCCTACGCAGACAGAGGCTGCAAAAAAATGACACCAGCAATACGGTAGCGACTTTACAGTATTTCAACTATACATAGATAAACGCAATTGGCAAATAGTATGGTGGCAAATAGTCTTAAATACAAATCTTAAAGGTAATCAATAACCTCAATCAAAGCCATCATAATAAGCTGAACTTTCCTGCCGCTGTAACAAATTTTATAGATATAATGTGGTAGCATAATCTCACATAATGATAAACTCTTACCACCAGATTTTCATGAATTCTACGACAGAGCAGTTATCTTGTAGAATGTGATATAAACCTGTGTGGCAGTAAGTATTAGTAATAAATGGTTATTTTTAAACCTATAAAACAAATCAACTCTATAATCAGCTCACAGTAAAGTAAAAACGCTATGGAGTCGATGGTAAAAGATGGATATAACAACGGTTATCTAAGCAGTTGCTTATCTACACATTCAATTTGGTTTTTTAGTTGGCAATAATTATTTAATAAGGAAGCCACTATGACAGCGGCGCAATTTACTAATGTAACAGTCAATGCTCAAGCCACGATATCCTATGATGGTCGTTGCTCAAGCCATACCATTATGTTCGAGGACGGTCGTCATAAAACCTTGGGTGTTATCTTGCCTTGTGACAATTTGGTCGAGCATTATCACTTTAGTACCAATACCTCTGAACGTATCGAAATCACCGGTGGTGAGTGCGAAGTCAAAATAAATGGTGAGGAAGCGTTCAGCTACTACCGCGCAGGACAGTCATTCGTGGTTGAAGGTAACAGTGGTTTCAACCTACGCACAGAAGAGATCGTCCAGTATATCTGCCACTTAGAAGGCTAATACGCCTCCAAGTGTCGTTAGATGATTGATGACGCCAAAAAGCCAATGATTCAAAAGAAATAAATCTTATCAGGTTTATTTCTTTTTTTTGCTGACATTATTTAGATGAAGAGGGTCATTAGTTGCTACAATTACACACCTCTCTTTTTATCGCATAGTTTTTATCGTATCGTGCGATACCCATTTTATAATTAATAGGCCTATTATGGCAAAACCTACCTATTTTTATGGCATTCATGCCATTGATGCATTGCTCGAATACCGTCCTCTTGATGGGCTGAGTTTGTTTGTGCAGCAAGGGCGCGAGACTGACAGTCATGTCCAAGCTATTATGGCGCAAGCACGTGATAATGGTATTAGCATTCAACCAACGCAAAAAGACAAACTTACCCAGCTATGTGGTAGCCCGCAACATCAAGGTGTGGTGCTTAACGCCCGTCCATTAGGCTTCGCTGACGAAGGTTTGCTCGATACTCTTGCAGGGCGCGAGGATTGTTTGCTACTGGTACTAGATCAAATTACCGACGCCCATAACTTCGGTGCTTGCTTACGTACAGCAGTCGCCATGGGCGTAGATGCGGTTATTTGTCCAAAGCACCATGCAGCAAGCTTGACCCCAACCGTCGCCAAAGTATCAGTCGGCGCGGCTGAGATGATGCCCATTGTGAGCGTGACCAATTTAGCACGTACGCTGACAAAGATTAAAAATGCCGGTGTATTTGTGTTTGGCACCGCTTTAAATGCCGATGCCAAACCTCTACATACCGCAGATTTGACTGGAAAAATAGCCATTATTATGGGTTCAGAGGGCGAGGGGATGCGCCGCCTGACAACAGAAAGCTGTGATGAGCTGGTTTATATTCCGATGTCAGGCAACGAGCATGGCAACTTACAAAGCTTAAATGTCAGTGTGGCGACTGGTATGGCTTTGTATGAGATTAATCGGCAGCGAACTTTAGCTGCTGGGCAAGCTTAAGATAGTCTTGATGGAGCGGCTCTAGTTGTGCATATAGCGCCGCAAGATCATTCTCATTTAATACCACATCATCGGCATGAAGATTGCGCTCTTCGCGGCTTAATTGATTGACCATAATGGCTTTAATTTTCTGTACGCTTAGCGCATCACGTTGACTGGCACGCGCAAGCTGGGTGTCTTCTGTGGCATCCATCACCAAAATACGTTGGCATAAATTGGCAAGCCCAGCTTCTGCCGCTTCAATCAATAGCGGCGCTGACAACACCACATACGGTGAGGTACTCTCTGCCAATTGCAGTTTTGCGGCTTCACGTATCGCGGGATGGGTAATGGCTTCAAGTTCAATTAGGGCGTCAGGATAAGTAAATACATGGGTTCGTACAGCGGCGCGGTCCATATCGCCATTGATATTTAGTACCCAATCACCGAATTTCCTCTGGATTTTGCGTAACGTTGCGCTGCCTTTGACAACTACTTCATGGGCAATGACATCTGCATCAATAATATCGATTCCCTGCTGCGCGAACCAGTTGCTAGCAGCTGATTTGCCACTACCGATACCACCCGTTAAACCCACTACCAAGGTTTTGCTTTTATGGTCAGGTGCTTGCGGTTGATGTGAATAAGGTGAAGGTATTGCTGCGTATTTTGACATAATAATGACTTATCTGACTGATAGAAGGCTAATGACGGTAGTCAATGAAAGGTTGAAAATAACGATCGGGAAGTGGATACTGCTTAATTATACATGCCTAAATACCAATTAACGATATCTGAACCATATAACAACGCCACGATACCCGCAATGGCAATATAAGGACCAAAAGCAAAGGGCTTGCTCTCGCCTTGTTTTTTTATAAGGATAAGACCAACGATGGAGCCAAGTAAAGATGACAATAGAATAACCAATGGCAACATCACAGGACCAAGCCACGCGCCCAGTACTGCCAATAATTTAAAGTCACCTTGTCCCATGCCATGTTTTTTGGTGATCAAATAAAATATCTTGACCACTATCCATAGAGATAAAAACCCCAACAGTAAGCCCCATATCGACTGAGTAGGGGAGACAAACCAGCCTTGTGAGTTTACCGCCAGTCCCAACCCTGCCAATGGAAAAGTTAAGCGGTCAGGTAATAGCTGCGTATCAAAATCGATACCGGTTAAAACGACTAGTGTCCATACCAAAATCAATGCTGATAGCCCAGCCGTACTGACACCAAACTGATAAATGACCAATACAGATAGCAGCGCAGTGACCAGCTCAACGACAGGATAACGCAGTCCAATAGTCGTTTTACATTCTGAGCAACGACCACGTAGTACTATCCAGCTGATTAAAGGGATGTTTTCATACCATTTGATTTTATGGGCACAATGCGGGCAGCGTGAAGCAGGGCGGCTTAAGGTAATAGGTATATCGGTGGCAATAATATTGACCAGTGGCGTCGTATGCTCACGTGGTATGTCTGCTTGCTCATACATAAACTGGCTACATTCTTGTCGCCAAACCGATACCATCATCAGTGGTATACGATGAATCACCACATTTAAAAAGCTACCTACACAAAGTCCTAGTAGACCAAATACGACCAAAGCGATACTCATATTTTCTTGTAATAACTGTATAAATTGCATGAATGAGCTGTCCTTTAATG
This window of the Psychrobacter arcticus 273-4 genome carries:
- a CDS encoding prepilin peptidase, producing the protein MQFIQLLQENMSIALVVFGLLGLCVGSFLNVVIHRIPLMMVSVWRQECSQFMYEQADIPREHTTPLVNIIATDIPITLSRPASRCPHCAHKIKWYENIPLISWIVLRGRCSECKTTIGLRYPVVELVTALLSVLVIYQFGVSTAGLSALILVWTLVVLTGIDFDTQLLPDRLTFPLAGLGLAVNSQGWFVSPTQSIWGLLLGFLSLWIVVKIFYLITKKHGMGQGDFKLLAVLGAWLGPVMLPLVILLSSLLGSIVGLILIKKQGESKPFAFGPYIAIAGIVALLYGSDIVNWYLGMYN
- a CDS encoding pyrimidine/purine nucleoside phosphorylase, whose product is MTAAQFTNVTVNAQATISYDGRCSSHTIMFEDGRHKTLGVILPCDNLVEHYHFSTNTSERIEITGGECEVKINGEEAFSYYRAGQSFVVEGNSGFNLRTEEIVQYICHLEG
- a CDS encoding YqgE/AlgH family protein — its product is MSKANLTHHFLIAAPELSDPRFEQALIYICRHDKHGALGLMINRPLEQSRVGKLLEDLDIEVTDAQVMEDLALEGGPMYPEVGFVLHTGQPEWASSFAISENVCITTSQDILKRIAAGQGVGHYQLCLGHASWGKKQLDQELANGDWLVCPADLNLLFDTPFEERWQIAADKIGVNFDYLSSDIGHA
- the rlmB gene encoding 23S rRNA (guanosine(2251)-2'-O)-methyltransferase RlmB — translated: MAKPTYFYGIHAIDALLEYRPLDGLSLFVQQGRETDSHVQAIMAQARDNGISIQPTQKDKLTQLCGSPQHQGVVLNARPLGFADEGLLDTLAGREDCLLLVLDQITDAHNFGACLRTAVAMGVDAVICPKHHAASLTPTVAKVSVGAAEMMPIVSVTNLARTLTKIKNAGVFVFGTALNADAKPLHTADLTGKIAIIMGSEGEGMRRLTTESCDELVYIPMSGNEHGNLQSLNVSVATGMALYEINRQRTLAAGQA
- the recN gene encoding DNA repair protein RecN, whose amino-acid sequence is MLVSLTLHQFALIAQHELSVAEGFNVITGETGAGKSLLLDALSLCVGERADMAMVRHGAAHADIYAQFDVENNPVIAEWFAKNERALEEPEVLIRRQLNNTGRSKAWLNGTPVSLAELKSLGSLLVNIHSQHAQQALLKPQFVVQWLDEMAQITSLTTKTTSSYQQYQQLKRRADDLASREAQRQDRIQLLQSQLADIAPLLVVDYAEVEAEHEELSNIEALMIEASHGLHLLDNDTDEPDVMTLLGQAIKLCDNQMSVSQTFEQASEQLHLAQQQITEVTSLLSDYAEQQLPDPERLQSLDSLISLGHRLSRKHNLPANDLINEAKGWEAQLEQLENEPSSDAMAVQIEQAWQEYIALATELNKERSKAAPIVSKQLIKQLQPLALPNARCEFVFTKKTDVSQYNGQGCYDIDLLFSANVGMPMQPLHKIASGGELSRMALVMQVLQATNADNNAAKPMLVFDEVDVGISGGTAQVVGELLRALGQTQQLLAITHQAQVAAQAHQHILVQKHHDEQTESELVILTESDQVDELARMSGGVIITDVTRDHARSLLSDVK
- the coaE gene encoding dephospho-CoA kinase (Dephospho-CoA kinase (CoaE) performs the final step in coenzyme A biosynthesis.), which codes for MSKYAAIPSPYSHQPQAPDHKSKTLVVGLTGGIGSGKSAASNWFAQQGIDIIDADVIAHEVVVKGSATLRKIQRKFGDWVLNINGDMDRAAVRTHVFTYPDALIELEAITHPAIREAAKLQLAESTSPYVVLSAPLLIEAAEAGLANLCQRILVMDATEDTQLARASQRDALSVQKIKAIMVNQLSREERNLHADDVVLNENDLAALYAQLEPLHQDYLKLAQQLKFAAD